A single Arachnia propionica DNA region contains:
- a CDS encoding DUF3352 domain-containing protein — protein sequence MSQYYQGPPQQGNYPQGPQPPGVPFPQGGPVVPVKRKSKKTAIIAGFLALALLVGGGFLAWSLLRGATPAAAKGIPSNALAVFEVNLNPSAGDKLAVKELAAKFPFLKDEANDAGDDYKKALWSVLAKTDKSAPDYESEVKPWLGDSLAIAALPGKDSSRSGLNSYVFSVQVTNKDSAKAFTDKHIKDRKIVFVDDLMVIASDEDSDISESSLKNNITSVESYKADMGKLGDGFLATAWVSSDLVKQASESGKTGSTDVLESRFAAGLKVQDGAIALRTITWQKDEIKDRGENVKDLAGSMPADWLGSLTFSLSPSLVNKMWENIDSLPASSQRQLKNFGISSADDLHALVGTQFSVAFTGDSNTLRAGFKVRTKDPEKHKSIVEKITRTGSLKDAKTTVEGDTVTTTFGTDIGTFSNPGEKLSANSDYEKLTKGIDNPQAAAWVNVPQVLKAMDKNSSNGLPKQLKENLESISGIGMVAGQIDDHYFDSWVRVGTK from the coding sequence ATGAGTCAGTACTATCAAGGACCTCCCCAGCAAGGAAATTACCCGCAGGGCCCCCAGCCGCCGGGAGTTCCCTTCCCCCAGGGTGGGCCCGTCGTCCCCGTAAAGCGCAAGTCCAAGAAGACGGCGATCATCGCTGGTTTTCTCGCCCTCGCCCTGCTGGTCGGGGGCGGCTTCCTCGCCTGGTCGCTGCTGCGGGGGGCAACGCCCGCCGCGGCCAAGGGCATCCCTTCCAACGCCCTGGCGGTGTTCGAGGTGAACCTGAACCCGTCCGCGGGCGACAAGTTGGCGGTCAAGGAACTCGCAGCGAAGTTCCCCTTCCTGAAGGACGAGGCCAACGACGCCGGGGATGACTACAAGAAGGCTCTGTGGTCCGTGTTGGCCAAGACCGACAAGAGCGCACCGGACTACGAGTCCGAGGTGAAACCGTGGCTCGGTGACTCGCTCGCCATCGCGGCACTGCCCGGGAAGGACTCCAGCAGGTCTGGGCTCAACTCATACGTCTTCTCCGTCCAAGTCACCAACAAGGACTCCGCCAAGGCCTTCACCGACAAGCACATCAAGGACCGTAAAATCGTCTTCGTCGACGATCTGATGGTGATCGCCAGTGATGAGGACAGCGACATCAGCGAGTCCTCCCTGAAGAACAACATCACCTCAGTCGAGTCCTACAAGGCGGACATGGGCAAGCTGGGAGACGGTTTCCTCGCCACCGCATGGGTCTCCTCGGACCTCGTCAAACAGGCCAGCGAATCCGGGAAGACCGGCTCCACCGATGTCCTCGAGTCCCGTTTCGCGGCGGGCCTCAAGGTGCAGGACGGGGCCATCGCCCTGCGAACCATCACCTGGCAGAAGGACGAGATCAAGGACCGCGGCGAGAACGTCAAGGACCTGGCCGGCAGCATGCCCGCCGACTGGCTCGGTTCCCTCACCTTCTCCCTGTCACCCAGCCTCGTGAACAAGATGTGGGAAAACATCGATTCCCTGCCGGCCTCGAGTCAGCGCCAGCTGAAGAACTTTGGGATCTCCTCGGCAGATGATCTGCACGCGCTCGTCGGCACCCAGTTCTCCGTCGCGTTCACGGGTGATTCGAACACGCTCCGGGCCGGCTTCAAGGTGCGCACCAAGGACCCGGAGAAGCACAAGAGCATCGTGGAGAAGATCACCAGGACCGGCAGCCTCAAGGATGCCAAGACCACCGTCGAAGGCGACACCGTCACCACAACCTTCGGCACCGACATCGGCACGTTCTCGAATCCCGGCGAGAAGCTCAGCGCGAACAGCGACTACGAGAAACTGACCAAGGGAATCGACAACCCGCAGGCCGCTGCGTGGGTCAACGTCCCACAGGTCCTCAAGGCCATGGACAAGAACAGCAGCAATGGGCTGCCGAAGCAGCTCAAGGAGAACCTCGAATCGATCAGCGGCATCGGAATGGTCGCGGGCCAGATCGATGACCACTACTTCGATTCCTGGGTTCGGGTCGGAACCAAGTGA
- a CDS encoding LCP family protein: MPQQPSQGFTQSPPPSHPPKVRGPRRRHPIRRLVLVLVLAWVAFMVGTPIYAWTIGNVVQTKPGGDRPAEQPGTAVLLVGSDGREKLTEQQRGELGTGDTEGQRTDSMMLLYKPPSGKSAMISLPRDSWVNVPGHGKAKLNAAYAWGGAPLLIQTIESNTGIRIDGYLEVGFLGVVEAVDAVGGIEVCPEKAISDKDAHLELPAGCQNINGKTALGYVRMRKSDQTGDIGRMMRQREVIGKVAKKALNPLTLLNPVSYWKLNMAAAHTLGRGSETGFGEVLGGVGVFLSSATGSGYSLSVPVSDANASRDGQSVMLWDKNASQEVFNAVIGGNTEPLAKYAH; the protein is encoded by the coding sequence ATGCCGCAGCAACCGTCGCAGGGGTTCACCCAATCCCCGCCGCCCTCCCACCCACCGAAGGTGCGTGGGCCGAGGCGCCGGCATCCGATCAGGCGTCTGGTTCTCGTCCTGGTCCTCGCGTGGGTGGCGTTCATGGTCGGGACCCCCATCTACGCCTGGACCATCGGCAACGTAGTACAGACCAAACCCGGGGGCGACCGGCCCGCCGAGCAACCCGGCACCGCCGTGTTGCTGGTGGGCTCGGACGGACGCGAAAAACTCACGGAACAGCAGCGCGGCGAACTCGGCACCGGGGACACCGAGGGGCAGCGCACGGACAGCATGATGCTGCTGTACAAACCCCCTTCCGGGAAGTCTGCCATGATCTCGCTGCCCCGCGACTCCTGGGTCAATGTTCCCGGACACGGCAAGGCGAAATTGAACGCCGCCTACGCCTGGGGCGGGGCTCCGCTGCTGATCCAGACCATCGAGTCCAACACCGGGATCCGGATCGACGGCTATCTCGAGGTCGGTTTCCTGGGCGTGGTCGAGGCCGTGGATGCGGTCGGTGGCATCGAGGTCTGCCCGGAAAAGGCCATCAGCGACAAGGACGCCCACCTGGAGCTGCCTGCGGGCTGCCAGAACATCAACGGGAAGACGGCCCTCGGTTACGTCCGGATGCGCAAGTCCGACCAGACCGGCGACATCGGCCGCATGATGCGCCAGCGCGAGGTGATCGGGAAGGTCGCGAAGAAGGCCCTGAACCCGCTGACCCTGCTCAATCCCGTCTCCTACTGGAAACTGAACATGGCGGCGGCCCACACCCTGGGAAGGGGTTCCGAGACCGGCTTCGGTGAAGTGCTGGGAGGAGTTGGGGTGTTCCTCAGTTCCGCCACGGGATCCGGGTATTCCCTCAGCGTGCCCGTCTCCGACGCGAATGCCAGTCGCGACGGCCAGAGCGTGATGCTCTGGGACAAGAACGCCAGCCAGGAGGTCTTCAACGCCGTGATCGGGGGCAACACCGAGCCGCTCGCCAAGTACGCCCACTGA
- a CDS encoding LCP family protein has product MTAPDAAVRNRRAIGLILLTVFLPGAAQYVAGNRGVGRTALRIWGVLVAFALLTGLGLYFWRGPTVGFLLNGTVTVVMRILVWLVFLGWLALLFDAWRLSRPPDLKRRARLVLTGTCLALAVAAGLGTNLLASAFTAAGYVSDVFTGGGDSQAKRGRYNILLLGVDAAADREGIRPDSINVASIDAETGRTVVFGLPRNLVGAPFPSSSPLAKLYPDGFRCGEECMLNGVYTLGQEHADLYPGKEAGLTAMKEAVSETLGLELNYYAMVDLAGFQKLVDAMGGINLDIGKRIPIGGVGSEIYGWIEPGTNVHLDGYHALWFARSRADSDDYERMTRQKCVMAAMAKQLDPGTVATKFVDLAEAGSDIARTDAGTDQLPELVELAIKGKALPIESVNFAPPLIRTSSPDFTLIRRTVTETIDASEANDTSAAPTSSSVPAPTSASPAPTEKTTSQSSKTKTSSRTASGTNPSPSTTPSADTPVCRVS; this is encoded by the coding sequence ATGACCGCCCCCGATGCCGCCGTACGGAACAGACGCGCCATCGGGCTCATCCTGCTGACGGTCTTCCTACCCGGAGCCGCCCAGTACGTGGCGGGAAACCGCGGGGTGGGCCGGACGGCGCTGCGGATCTGGGGAGTGCTCGTCGCGTTCGCGCTGCTCACCGGGCTGGGGTTGTATTTCTGGCGGGGACCGACCGTCGGTTTCCTGCTCAACGGAACGGTCACCGTGGTCATGAGGATCCTGGTGTGGCTGGTTTTCCTGGGCTGGCTGGCCCTGTTGTTCGACGCCTGGCGCCTGTCGCGGCCCCCGGACCTGAAACGCCGCGCCCGCCTGGTCCTGACCGGGACCTGCCTCGCCCTGGCGGTGGCGGCCGGTCTGGGCACCAACCTGCTCGCCAGCGCCTTCACCGCCGCCGGATACGTCTCCGATGTCTTCACCGGTGGCGGCGACAGCCAGGCCAAGCGGGGCCGCTACAACATCCTGCTGCTCGGCGTGGATGCGGCAGCCGACAGGGAGGGAATCCGACCCGACTCGATCAACGTCGCCTCCATAGACGCCGAGACGGGACGCACGGTCGTGTTCGGGCTGCCCCGGAACCTCGTCGGTGCCCCCTTCCCGTCCTCGTCGCCACTGGCGAAGCTCTACCCCGACGGTTTCCGGTGCGGTGAGGAATGCATGCTCAACGGCGTCTACACCCTGGGACAGGAACACGCCGACCTCTACCCGGGCAAGGAAGCCGGCCTGACCGCCATGAAGGAGGCGGTCTCGGAGACCCTGGGCCTGGAACTCAACTACTACGCCATGGTGGACCTCGCCGGGTTCCAGAAGCTCGTCGATGCCATGGGCGGAATCAACCTCGACATCGGGAAACGGATACCCATCGGAGGGGTCGGATCGGAGATCTACGGCTGGATCGAGCCGGGGACAAACGTCCACCTCGACGGCTACCACGCGCTGTGGTTCGCTCGCTCCCGGGCCGACTCCGACGACTACGAACGCATGACGCGGCAGAAGTGCGTGATGGCGGCCATGGCCAAACAGCTTGATCCCGGCACCGTCGCAACTAAGTTCGTCGACCTCGCCGAGGCGGGCAGCGACATAGCGCGTACCGACGCCGGAACGGATCAACTGCCCGAGCTGGTGGAGCTCGCGATCAAGGGCAAGGCCCTGCCGATCGAATCCGTCAACTTCGCCCCGCCCCTGATCCGCACGTCCTCCCCGGACTTCACCCTGATCCGCAGGACCGTGACCGAGACCATCGACGCATCGGAGGCCAACGACACATCCGCCGCCCCCACGAGCAGCAGCGTCCCCGCCCCCACCAGCGCATCCCCGGCTCCCACGGAGAAGACAACTTCCCAGAGCTCCAAGACCAAGACCAGCAGCAGGACAGCCAGCGGAACCAACCCGTCACCGAGCACGACGCCAAGTGCTGACACACCTGTTTGCCGGGTAAGTTGA
- a CDS encoding glycosyltransferase family 2 protein, which yields MIAVIPEPVSVVMPVRNEEPHLEAAVGRVLAQGYGGELEVVIAVGPSSDRTREIADSLAAADDRIVVVDNPTGFTPAGLNLAIEAASHEIIVRVDGHAELCPGYITTAVETLRATGAANVGGLMDAQGRTPFEQAVAAAYNSHLGLGGGGFHLAATPAGPADTVFLGVFRRDALKEVGGFDESLHRAQDWELNYRLRRAGHLVWFTPELRVVYRPRSSLRALAKQFHLTGRWRREVIRRHPDTASRRYLAPPAAVLGTGVGLGAGMTGVWLRRPWLAAMLVFPVLYLGFLVFATLTMRDVPAAARLRLPVVLATMHLAWGTGFLRGLPRRG from the coding sequence TTGATCGCCGTGATTCCCGAACCCGTCAGTGTCGTCATGCCCGTCCGCAATGAGGAGCCGCACCTGGAGGCCGCCGTCGGGCGTGTCCTGGCCCAGGGATATGGGGGCGAACTGGAGGTGGTGATCGCGGTGGGGCCGAGCAGCGACCGCACCCGGGAGATCGCCGACTCCCTGGCGGCCGCCGATGACCGGATCGTCGTGGTGGACAACCCGACGGGTTTCACCCCAGCCGGCCTCAACCTGGCCATCGAGGCGGCCAGTCACGAGATCATCGTCCGCGTCGACGGCCACGCCGAACTGTGCCCGGGATACATCACCACCGCGGTGGAAACCCTCCGGGCGACGGGGGCCGCCAACGTCGGCGGCCTGATGGACGCCCAGGGCCGCACGCCCTTCGAACAGGCCGTCGCGGCGGCATACAACTCGCACCTGGGCCTCGGGGGCGGTGGATTTCACCTGGCCGCCACACCGGCGGGGCCTGCGGACACCGTCTTCCTGGGCGTTTTTCGCCGAGACGCCCTGAAGGAGGTCGGTGGTTTCGACGAATCCCTGCACCGCGCCCAGGACTGGGAACTCAACTACCGGCTCCGTCGCGCCGGCCACCTGGTGTGGTTCACTCCGGAACTGAGGGTCGTCTACCGTCCCCGTTCCAGCCTGCGGGCCCTGGCGAAACAATTCCACCTGACAGGAAGGTGGCGGCGTGAGGTAATCAGGCGACACCCCGACACCGCGAGCCGCCGCTACCTCGCCCCACCCGCCGCCGTCCTGGGCACGGGCGTCGGCCTGGGAGCCGGAATGACCGGGGTGTGGCTGCGGCGGCCCTGGCTGGCCGCCATGCTCGTCTTCCCGGTGCTGTACCTGGGTTTCCTCGTCTTCGCGACCCTGACCATGCGTGACGTGCCGGCAGCGGCGCGGCTCCGGTTGCCCGTGGTGCTGGCGACCATGCACCTGGCCTGGGGAACCGGGTTCCTCAGAGGGCTTCCCCGACGCGGGTGA
- a CDS encoding TIGR03089 family protein: MFTEKLRGRFGAAPLFTHYDGTAGSRVELSGTTFSNWVDKTVNMLDGLGVGPGEPVHLDLVNTDPGHWVTAVWVAAIWQRGCPVAERDDGDAVLAVVGPASQIRGPVTVMCSLHPLGLGLGDLPAGCTDYADVLAEPDVHWEEPAPPDDLAWLPDITRAGLERFPGSDQRLLFADPPPGWESVRMLLVSPVLGGGSTVVVTGIPPERVSRIAAEEKALLTRVGEAL, encoded by the coding sequence ATGTTCACCGAGAAACTTCGCGGGCGGTTCGGGGCCGCGCCGCTGTTCACCCATTACGACGGAACCGCCGGTTCCCGGGTGGAATTGTCCGGGACCACTTTCTCGAACTGGGTGGACAAGACCGTGAACATGTTGGACGGTCTCGGCGTGGGGCCCGGGGAACCCGTCCATCTGGACCTGGTGAACACCGACCCGGGGCACTGGGTGACTGCGGTGTGGGTGGCCGCGATCTGGCAACGCGGTTGCCCCGTGGCGGAACGGGACGACGGTGACGCGGTACTCGCGGTGGTCGGTCCGGCCAGCCAGATCAGGGGTCCTGTCACCGTGATGTGCTCGCTGCATCCCCTAGGGCTGGGTCTCGGGGATCTTCCCGCGGGCTGCACGGACTACGCGGATGTGCTGGCGGAACCAGATGTTCACTGGGAGGAACCTGCTCCCCCGGACGACCTGGCGTGGCTGCCGGACATCACCCGTGCGGGGCTGGAGCGTTTCCCGGGATCGGATCAGCGGCTCCTGTTCGCGGATCCACCTCCGGGTTGGGAGAGCGTGCGGATGTTGCTGGTATCCCCGGTGCTGGGGGGCGGCTCGACGGTCGTGGTGACAGGCATCCCTCCCGAGCGCGTCTCCCGGATCGCCGCCGAGGAGAAGGCCCTTCTCACCCGCGTCGGGGAAGCCCTCTGA
- a CDS encoding mannose-1-phosphate guanylyltransferase, with protein MRYVVIMAGGSGTRLWPLSRQGTPKQLLELFDGRSLLRLAYERVAGMIPDARILVCTSRAYVDVVARQLPELPEENLLGEPVGRDSLSAVAWSAAVLERRDPEAVVAMLSADHIITPVEGFRTTLERAFDVAETRPRALVTMGVVPTEPHTGFGYLHRDGCVDEELDAWRVSEFKEKPELRVAEHYLASGEYWWNAGMFVWRVETLLDQLEALVPDTAKKVRIIAAHNELLDELFPTLLKTSIDYAVMQPVSLGEGSAEVLAVGLDVSWADVGSYQNLAEQFLLDEHGNRVEGCSMNLDSSGCVIINTAGERHVVATMGLRDALVVHTPEATLVTPLSEAGRIRELVELVRDRIGAEYA; from the coding sequence ATGCGCTACGTGGTGATAATGGCGGGCGGTTCGGGCACGAGGTTGTGGCCTTTGTCGAGACAGGGAACGCCCAAACAGCTTCTGGAACTCTTTGACGGACGGAGCCTGCTGCGGCTCGCCTACGAACGGGTGGCGGGCATGATCCCTGATGCCCGGATCCTCGTGTGCACATCCCGTGCCTACGTGGACGTCGTCGCCCGGCAGCTTCCCGAGCTGCCGGAGGAGAACCTGCTCGGAGAACCCGTCGGACGAGATTCGCTGAGCGCCGTGGCATGGTCCGCCGCGGTCCTCGAACGACGCGACCCGGAGGCCGTCGTCGCCATGCTCAGCGCCGATCACATCATCACCCCCGTCGAGGGATTCCGCACCACCCTGGAACGCGCCTTCGACGTGGCGGAGACCAGGCCCCGGGCCCTCGTGACGATGGGGGTCGTCCCAACCGAGCCTCACACGGGATTCGGATACCTGCACCGGGACGGGTGCGTGGACGAGGAACTGGACGCCTGGCGGGTCTCGGAGTTCAAGGAAAAACCGGAACTCCGGGTGGCCGAGCACTACCTGGCCTCCGGGGAGTACTGGTGGAACGCGGGGATGTTCGTGTGGCGCGTGGAGACGCTGCTGGACCAACTTGAGGCGCTGGTTCCGGACACTGCCAAAAAAGTGCGCATAATTGCTGCTCACAACGAGCTGTTGGATGAGCTTTTCCCCACCCTCCTGAAGACCTCCATCGACTATGCGGTCATGCAGCCGGTTTCCCTCGGTGAGGGTAGTGCGGAGGTACTTGCGGTGGGGCTGGACGTCTCCTGGGCCGACGTCGGCAGCTACCAGAACCTCGCCGAGCAGTTCCTGCTGGACGAGCACGGAAACCGGGTCGAAGGGTGCAGCATGAACCTGGACTCCTCGGGGTGCGTGATCATCAACACCGCTGGTGAGAGGCATGTTGTGGCGACCATGGGGTTGCGGGACGCGCTCGTGGTCCACACCCCGGAGGCGACCCTCGTGACCCCGCTGTCGGAGGCCGGACGGATACGTGAACTGGTGGAGTTGGTGCGCGACCGGATTGGCGCCGAATACGCCTGA
- a CDS encoding WhiB family transcriptional regulator: protein MDDIWTLGVNAEDEFAWHQHALCAQTDPEAFFPEKGGSTREAKRVCSSCTVRAECLEYALANDERFGIWGGLSERERRKLKRQAI from the coding sequence ATGGACGACATCTGGACGTTGGGGGTGAACGCCGAAGATGAATTCGCCTGGCACCAGCATGCATTGTGTGCACAGACGGATCCTGAGGCATTTTTCCCGGAGAAGGGGGGGTCAACCCGCGAGGCAAAGCGTGTGTGCTCGAGTTGCACTGTGCGCGCTGAATGCTTGGAGTACGCGTTGGCCAATGACGAAAGATTCGGGATTTGGGGTGGACTCTCGGAACGCGAGCGTCGGAAGCTGAAGCGCCAGGCCATCTGA
- a CDS encoding glycosyltransferase family 2 protein produces MTSQATTDNLWAWIDEEPEPEPIETIDPRMVAAVMVVHNAEEWLPRQLRALAALNPRPAMLVAVDNGSTDSSRQLLEQARAAGIISGVLDGGRNLGFGEAVATALPPDAPWVWLLHDDSAPQPDALGRLLQGAARTGAAVLYPKLLQPRRRNYPETLAEIGQSITPTGRRVAIVDNGDIDQGQEISEPVLGGSTAGMLIRGDVWRQLGGLAPELPLHRDGVDFGWRANEAGHKVVTWPDAALTHRQSGRTGERSGAFAKESHEIDRLTALRVVAARGAKPASTARLVIGSWLRAIGFLLAKSPRLAGAELRAIRRFTSTRGQVKTLAARSVGNMDVSRLLPRRYWSVRNALDRLGADLADRYRDFTNQESGFSIDEMTGDDFAGGPSQRRFLAPLAILTLLLLVAGGVALRNLFGFGDVFGGGLLPAPDNIGKAWEAALSPTAGLAGSDAPWLMVGALLATLSFGSPQLLIFLALGLAPLLAGLSAHAFLRRFEVSRTTSAIAAGTWAGAVILLGLVTAGDAAGMMLAVVLPQLASAIHRMAIDDSLGAERLRAPASAAAWLLIGAAAWPVLLILAIIGGIIWIIRDRFVWLPVLITLILPAAFLAPWVPSLIAYPSRLLTGPDPLAWPAWTPASLATLFGRILPSGLPLWANIVFFAVLGVAAGYAICTIRSTSIRLLSIAGIGLPLIAGVVLSRIALPVNGGEARALLTGWALLTVAGLLAPIVAMRLRDEKAGADLRVLLACLSTVSLLAAGVWAVIGFAGPVSNHPSELGFARGVVVSERQTRVLMIETKSDGGLRWNVVDSSQPSWGTAERNPAGAFRDDFAALVQLLGGGDAPENLADRLQELGVSHVWMKGFSTEQLAAVGNAAGLTRSPVDGDTVIWTVVELPSRLHIVDENGSKAVLDGNITAAETERRLVLAETPDDRWRVRINGQELTPLPEGGKATFVVPAGLAGKVTWGMAPTWWMFGLQVGVVVLIIGLAAPTIGGSSGARRGLED; encoded by the coding sequence TTGACGAGTCAGGCAACGACAGACAACCTCTGGGCCTGGATCGACGAGGAGCCGGAGCCCGAGCCGATCGAGACGATAGATCCCCGCATGGTGGCCGCCGTGATGGTGGTGCACAACGCGGAGGAATGGTTACCACGCCAACTGCGAGCTCTGGCGGCGTTGAATCCCCGGCCGGCGATGCTCGTCGCGGTGGACAACGGATCAACGGACTCATCGCGGCAACTACTGGAACAGGCCCGTGCGGCGGGAATCATAAGCGGTGTGCTGGACGGCGGGCGGAACCTCGGTTTCGGGGAGGCGGTCGCCACTGCACTGCCTCCTGACGCGCCGTGGGTCTGGTTGCTGCACGATGATTCGGCGCCCCAGCCCGACGCGCTGGGCAGATTACTGCAGGGCGCAGCCAGGACGGGAGCGGCCGTTCTGTACCCGAAGCTGCTCCAACCACGCCGCCGCAATTACCCCGAGACCCTGGCGGAGATCGGGCAGTCGATCACCCCGACGGGGCGACGTGTCGCCATCGTCGACAACGGTGACATCGACCAGGGGCAGGAGATCTCGGAACCGGTGCTGGGTGGGTCGACCGCAGGAATGTTGATCCGTGGCGACGTATGGCGTCAGCTCGGCGGCCTGGCCCCGGAGTTGCCGTTGCACCGCGACGGGGTGGATTTCGGGTGGCGCGCCAACGAGGCCGGGCACAAGGTAGTCACCTGGCCGGACGCGGCCCTGACGCATCGCCAGTCCGGCAGGACGGGAGAACGAAGCGGGGCATTCGCCAAGGAATCGCACGAAATCGACCGCCTCACCGCTCTCCGGGTGGTGGCCGCCCGCGGCGCGAAACCGGCCTCGACCGCCAGACTGGTGATCGGAAGCTGGCTCCGGGCAATCGGGTTCCTCCTGGCCAAATCCCCCCGGCTCGCGGGCGCCGAACTGCGGGCCATCCGCAGATTCACATCCACCCGGGGCCAGGTGAAGACCTTGGCCGCCAGGTCGGTGGGCAACATGGACGTCTCCCGGTTGCTGCCCAGACGCTATTGGTCCGTGCGCAACGCGCTCGACCGGCTGGGAGCGGACCTGGCCGACCGGTACCGGGACTTCACCAACCAGGAATCCGGGTTCAGCATCGACGAGATGACCGGGGACGATTTCGCCGGCGGGCCCTCCCAACGCCGGTTCCTGGCCCCCCTGGCGATCCTGACGCTGCTGCTGCTCGTGGCGGGGGGAGTGGCGCTGCGGAACCTGTTCGGCTTCGGGGACGTGTTCGGCGGAGGTCTGCTTCCGGCTCCCGACAACATCGGGAAGGCGTGGGAAGCGGCGCTGAGCCCAACCGCCGGCCTCGCGGGTTCCGACGCGCCCTGGCTCATGGTCGGGGCGCTGCTGGCCACCCTGTCATTCGGTAGCCCGCAGTTGCTGATCTTCCTGGCCCTGGGGCTGGCGCCTCTGCTGGCGGGCCTGTCCGCGCACGCCTTCCTGCGTCGTTTCGAGGTGTCCCGCACCACGTCGGCGATCGCCGCCGGGACCTGGGCCGGGGCGGTGATCCTACTCGGCCTGGTGACAGCAGGCGATGCAGCGGGAATGATGCTCGCCGTCGTCCTGCCGCAACTCGCATCCGCCATCCACCGGATGGCCATCGACGACAGCCTCGGTGCCGAACGGCTCCGGGCACCCGCAAGCGCCGCTGCGTGGCTGCTGATAGGGGCGGCGGCTTGGCCGGTGCTTCTGATCCTGGCGATAATCGGTGGAATCATCTGGATCATCCGTGACCGTTTCGTCTGGTTGCCGGTGCTGATCACGCTCATTCTCCCAGCCGCTTTCCTGGCCCCGTGGGTTCCGTCGCTGATCGCCTATCCGAGTCGTCTCCTGACCGGACCCGATCCGCTGGCCTGGCCCGCGTGGACACCAGCCTCGCTGGCCACCCTGTTCGGACGGATCCTGCCCTCCGGGCTGCCGCTGTGGGCGAACATCGTTTTCTTCGCGGTCCTGGGAGTGGCGGCGGGCTACGCCATCTGCACGATCCGGAGCACGAGCATCCGTCTGCTCTCGATCGCCGGGATCGGGCTCCCGCTCATCGCAGGGGTGGTGCTCTCCCGGATCGCGTTGCCGGTGAACGGCGGAGAGGCGCGGGCCTTGCTGACGGGCTGGGCCTTGCTGACGGTGGCCGGGCTGCTCGCCCCGATCGTCGCCATGAGGCTCAGGGACGAGAAGGCCGGAGCGGATCTGCGCGTCCTGCTCGCATGCCTTTCCACGGTCTCACTGCTGGCGGCCGGGGTCTGGGCGGTCATCGGCTTCGCGGGTCCCGTCTCCAACCACCCCTCCGAGCTCGGCTTCGCCCGCGGCGTGGTGGTCTCGGAGCGTCAGACCCGGGTTCTGATGATCGAGACCAAATCCGACGGGGGACTGAGATGGAACGTGGTCGATTCCTCCCAGCCCAGCTGGGGTACGGCCGAACGCAACCCGGCAGGTGCCTTCCGCGACGACTTCGCGGCCCTCGTTCAGCTGCTCGGTGGCGGTGACGCACCGGAGAACCTGGCCGATCGCCTGCAGGAACTCGGCGTCAGTCACGTGTGGATGAAGGGGTTCAGCACCGAGCAGCTGGCGGCCGTCGGCAACGCGGCAGGCCTGACACGCTCCCCGGTGGACGGGGACACCGTCATCTGGACGGTGGTCGAGCTTCCCTCCCGTCTGCACATCGTCGACGAGAACGGCAGCAAAGCCGTCCTGGACGGAAACATCACGGCAGCCGAGACCGAACGCCGCCTGGTGCTCGCCGAAACCCCGGATGACCGGTGGCGGGTACGCATCAACGGGCAGGAACTCACCCCGCTCCCCGAGGGCGGGAAGGCGACCTTCGTCGTTCCCGCAGGGCTCGCGGGAAAGGTGACCTGGGGCATGGCACCGACCTGGTGGATGTTCGGTTTGCAGGTCGGTGTCGTCGTGTTGATCATCGGCCTGGCGGCCCCCACGATCGGAGGCTCCTCGGGGGCCCGGCGCGGACTGGAGGACTGA